In the Pogona vitticeps strain Pit_001003342236 chromosome 2, PviZW2.1, whole genome shotgun sequence genome, CATAAAAACTCAGTGGGAACTCATGACAAAGCATTCCTtggacatctcacatacctcCAACAACCCTGTTACGGTGGCCATCATTTGGAAGTGGCTAGATGGGCATGTAACAAACAGAAAGAACTCCATAAAATGGTGAAGTAGTTGCATTTACTCAAGAGTAAATCTCATCACACAAAAAGAGGGGTGCCTAGGACTGGCATTTTGAGGCTCAGGGTTTTCCTAACCAAAATGGAAGTATTGCTTTGATCAATTCCACTCCCGGCTTGGTGAATAAATCATCATACATCCTATTTAAGAGCGCAGGCAATGAGCAGCTTCCAGCAATCTTGGGGAAATCATATGTGACCCAGGATCTTGGAAGGCTTCTCTCCACTAAAAATTACCAGTTATACCCTCTagggtagtggtccccaaccttgggcctccagatgttcttggactacaactcccagaagccttcaccaccacctttgctggctaCATCTTGCTGGAGAAAGTGAAATGGACTTCAGGTAGAAGATTCCAAGCCATACCTTTGCTTCTCTCCCCTTGTCTTTCCAGGTAATTCTAGTCTTTGGGAGCAACAGTCCCACTGTTCAGTGCAAGATAGgaatgactacaattcccagaaatcctggccagcagcgctagtggtgaaagcttctgggagttttagtccaatgacatctggagacccaagcttGAGACTCACTGCTTTACGCCATCAACTGTAGAAAAATGTGTTTGAGCCTAATGGTTCTCAGAGCTGGATTTTTTGCagaaacaggtgtgtgtgtgtgtgtagttaaGGTTTACATTAAAACTCTTTACTAAGGAGGTGAACGAAacaaagaaataatgaaatgaaatatggGAATGGAGAAAGAGCCACATACCTATCCAGTGTGTTTTTGATGtcctgaaagagaaaggaagagagagatggGTTCAGCTACTGGATTTATTTGTCCTTTCCTCATCTAAGAAATCCTGTTTTCTTCGTGGAGAATAAAGCTATCAATGGCCAACACCCATTATGGTTGCCTTGTATCTCCAGTATCACAGGCAATGGAATAGATGGTAGACAACATGAGCTGGTTTTGGTCACAGTGCTATTACCCTTGCGTCTTGCTTGTGGGTTTCCCAAAGGTACTTCAATGGTCATTGTGGAAACAGAACACCAGAGCAATGCTCTTACATTAGATTCAAAAGAACTCTCTTTTTACCCGAGCTACGAGGCAAGAAGTCTTCctcttaacaacaacaacgtgccatccagtcaattctaaCTTGCGGTGATCCATTTCAGAGATTTCCAAGTAGAGAACACTAAGAAGtgggtttgcccttcccttcttccggggagtgagtgagtgtgtgtgtgtaccctgagattgtgcagcttgtccaaggctacacaggctggcccttctcccaggaggcacagtggggaattggactccaATCCTCTGGCTCCATAataagatacctaaaccactgagcaaatcctcctcctccttacctGCAGGAATTCACTTGTGGGCTGCTGGCACTTCTCCTCTATCTTGGAAATCAGCTTATCAAGGCTAGCAAACGCTGTAGAGAGCCTGGTGAcattttcctgttgcttttcctCAAATTTCCCCTTCAGATCTTCCAGGCAGGCCAACCAATAAGATGACTTCTCATCAAGGAATGTCTGCATCTTCTCAAAAGTCAATatgattttcttctcctcttctaaTTGTTTCTGTGGGAAGAGGGGGCAGAAATCACACAGAGACATCTCTCCAGGAAAGGGTCTCCACATGAAGTCACAACCTGGCAATATGATCCTGACACAAAGGTCACCAGTGGAGGTGGGATGAAATGTCATCTCAGGatattatcatcatcaacaacatgtAAACAGAGCCCAAATGATAAGAATTTGCATTTACTTTGCCAATGGACATTCTCATCAATATGCTACGACACAGAGGTGGTTGGTCCAATAACCAGGGAAGGATTTAATAGCAATGTTTATGAAGGGTTGAGAGTTGAGTACAAAATTTTGGAAgacattttaaagagaaacagtTTCTCAACCGAAACACCTCATTCTCAAAACACAAAGAATTCAGGAGAACTCCAGTACCATGATTTAAAAtggttctgtttaaaaaaacaaaagcaatgatgCATGTATCATGGGTTAATACAAATGAACCTTCCCTTGACTTATGCCTTCAGCACTACAGTGCCCATAATTCTCAGCTCACAATATGCTTGCAACATCCAGTACTCTAGCCAAGGATAATGAGAACTATAACCTAATAACTTCTGAAGGCACCAACGTGGGGATGGTTGAGTTAAATCCATATTTATTAATGGAGTGGATTATAAAAGTGTATCCATCTGTGGAAAAATGGCTATCAGAGGTGCACCTCCTCAAACAGAAGAAGATTGAACAAGTTTCCCAGAATGAAGTCAGCTTATCAAAAAGGTTAGGAAAGTaacatattttttctgtgtataagatgatacttttctctaaaatatttagatttaaGATGAAAATTGAGgttcatcttatacacagaagtaagggggggagggatcaaagcacttgctctccccctccactttctttgcaaaaattggagggggaaagaaagaatcaaagcgctttgatagttgctttcccccttcttttgctaagccccgggATTAGGAAGTACCatggaaagcagtgatcaaaatTTCTAATTTGTAGTTAGAAAAGTAGTGGTCGTTTTATACATCAGGggatcttatacacagaaaaatacagtaatcaatacagtggtgcctcacacaacgatgttaattggttccaaaaaaatcaacgttgtgtgaaacatcgttctgtgaaacaccatttctcataggaatgcattgaaaacccgttaatccgttccaattggaatggattgccatcgctgagtgaaaatccccataggaaacatcgctgtgtgaaacaatgtttccttcattggaatgtattgaagccgactcaatacattccaatggctttgcgaagtcctttttcgctcctgtaaaagtgtcttacaatgtttggaagctgttttaaatgattgcaatggttagaccacctcctgaaacctatgcaaactgattttggtgttgttctgacacttcgttaatttatgatgattttttgaattttctccattggaaaccattggatggtctgtctaatggtttccaatggaaaaaacaaaaaatcatcataaattaacgaagtgtcagaacaacaccaaaatcagtttgcataggtttcaggaggtggtctaaccattgcaatcatttaaaacagcttccaaacattgtaagacacttttacaggagcgaaaagggagatcgttgtgtgaaaatcccccataggaaacattgctgtgtgaggcagcaaatttgacagaaaaaggcatcgttgtgtgaattcatcgttgtgtgaggcactcgttgtgcgaggcaccactgtattgttaatgtaccaacattaattttttttttagcaaatgcCATGTTTTATTGAGAGGGAAAGCACATTGGAGAAGCTTGAATGGGGTGTTTCAATGAAGAAGAGACGCGTTACTTCCAGagtggattactgtaatgtgctccaTGTGAGGCTGCCTACTGAAACTTCAGTGGTCCCAAAATGCGGCGACCAGGctgttaactggggctggacaTACGGATCACACAACTGTCGGTACAGCAATTCCGCTGGTTGCTGATCCATTCCCgcgcagaattcaaagtgatggttgtAACCTAGAAAGCTTTCAATGGTCTGGGTCCCAGTTGTCTcatggaccacatctccctttatgagtctgctcgagtgttaaaatcatcaggagaggcctttctctcaatctctccaCCTTCActggtgcgtttggtggggacatgggagaggagagggccttctccgttgctactcccagactctggaactcccccccACAGGAATTCAGACTGgtcccgtctttgctgtccttctgtgaGCAGACAAAGTCCTTTCACTTCAGGCAGAATATTGTACAATTTGGCATGCTTTGACTACATGCTTTTCATGAAACACTCACCAGAGAGGTCTGGCTTCTCTTTTGCTCAGCCAAATCCTGAACAACCagctttgctctttcttcctTCACGACCTTCACCCATGCTTGGATTTTCTCCTGCAAGTAGGAGCAAGAATGTTGCTTCATGAGGGTTCATTTTACCTGACACCCATCAGCTATTTCCCTTCACACTCATATCCACCTTGATATCGAAGGGGACACTGCACGGCTCTTCCTAACGGGACATCCTCCAGATGGTCTGGCCTCCAACGACCATCGTCCCCAGCCAGGTTTGGCTTTCCCTGCTTTAAATGTCTGTAAATCTCTTCCCCTATTTCTGTCTTTCATCTGCTGCAAAAGAGGGAGCAAGATGGAGAAATaagacacagaggggaaaaactcTCTTGTGTTTGTAGGTGTGTACATGCACACCAGCACATCTTTGGGATTCTGGGGCCATTTTTCAATCACAGGGATTGCACCACCTTCCTACATGCTTTCAAAAGCACTTTGtcgtttttttttgggggggggaatggggttttgagccaaaataaaagaaactggAGGATCTGGGGCCTTTGATGCCTTGTTTTAGAGGTGAACTGTTCCCCCTGGAAGCCCCCAAAGGCCAAACTTATTTGGTGGGTGGAGTTCAGAATCTTGGATCACTCCTGTGAAGTTCAGAAGAAAATCCGAAATGGATTTAACCATGCATATGAAATTGGAGACATCAGCCCCCGTGATGATGTTTGTCCCCTCCAGCTGTAAAGCACGAGTCAGGAATCTTTGGGCTTCCACTTGGCTTGGACGGCAATTCTTGCCCATCGCCACACTGGCCGAGGATCTGAGAACTGAcctctaaaacatctggagagaccCAAGCTCTCTGCTCCATCTTGGGCTGGAATACAGAGAAAACAGGACGTAATGCTGGGAAATGGTTCCTGCCTGTCACTACCTGGAATTGTATCCTACCTTACATTTTTGAGAAGCCTCCTCCACAGGAAGCACACTGTGATCTTGGTGCATTTCGGAGGAGTGGCAGACGTCACAAATGGGGGCGAGATCATTCTGGCAAAAGAGTTTCAGGGGCTCCTGGTGCTTCTCACACATGGCCTTCTCCCCTTGTGCCTGTCTTCTCACCAAAAGTTTCTGCACCACTCCCACAACACCTGCCAGTTGTCGGTTGGGCCTGAATTTCTTTTCCAGGACAGTTTGTCTACACTGAGGACAAGAAGCCTCTGTGCCCAAATTTTCCCAACACCTGGTGAGGCAAGTTTGGCAAAAATTGTGGCCACAGTTTATAACCACGGGATCCTTGAAATATTCCAGGCAGATGGAGAAAGTGGCTTCTTCACGGAACTGCTTGATCAGCTCCATTCTTTCCATGGCTGTCTTTTCCTGAAAAGAAAGTGAAcatggtttctttttccagcttCAATCTATGACGAGAGCTTACATTTATGAATTCAAGAAAAGTGAGCTATCGTTCAACTGGGAGATGTTCGATGTTAACGAAGTAGTGGCTCAACATACTTTCGCAAGGTGAAAATTGTCTATCCCAAAATAAATTACTTCAGCTTTCTGGGACTGACAAATCCTTTGTTAGAAAGAACCCCTTTCATTAAAGGTCCCTGTTCATATTTAGTTTATGCACATAAATCTGGTTAATTTATtttagctatttttttaaaaagtcaagcatCTGTTTATAGTTTATAGAAATTTAAGGTTCACTTTTTAATACCAAgtaatttaaattttgtttctttcttcagacATTAAATTGGCCTATATTCTTCAAGCAACGAGCTTTATCTCTCCACCTGAGGTAAATAAATCTGTGTTATGACTAGTTCTCTGACTCCAACCTTGGAACCCAATAACAAACTTTGTGTCAcatattttttaacatttcttcCAATTCATTAATATAGAGGTTTGGTAGATTACTTTGGTGTTTAtacattttcattcatttgtttcatAAACATTTCTATGAAGGTTTGTAAAGGCCTTACAAAAGCGTTTCTGAAtatcaaagaaaagaaagcatttgTAGTGAATCCTGGCTTATTATTGGAATCATTTATGCCACCATATTTTTTGTATCAACTTGGTTATTACCCAAATTACATAGAACTTACACAGCACGGAGTAATGGCGGTGCCCCAAAGCACCTCAGGTGATAGCAGGGACTGGCTTCCCCTCATCAGCCTATGAGGGCGAGGGTTTGATAGGGCCAGCATAACCAGGGAACTTTAAATATCTTTGTCAAAGAAGGTACGCATCCCTCAGCCTGGGGCTGGGGAAATAGCAACTATCAAATCACACAAAGACTTTCATGATCTCTGATTGCCTCTGCAACTTCAAAACTGCAAAAAGGTCTGGATGCCCTCCGGCAGGCACAGACTCACCTTCACCTATTTGGCCAAAGAGAAAAACTGCAGACCTCCACATgttgctggcagagcaaatcctAACAGCCCTGGGCAGTGAtgaaggattatgggatttgCTGCCCAGTAACataaaaaacaactaagatcatggccacatcacttcctggcaaatagaagaggaagatatggaggcagtgacagattttattttcttgggcttcatgatcactgtagatgttgacagtagccacgaaattaaaagatgcccacttcttgggaggaaagcgacaacaaacctagacagcatcttaaaaagcagagacatcaccttgctgataaaggtccgcatagtcaaagccatggtttttccagcagcaatgtatggaagtgagagctggaccataaagacggctgaccgccgaagaattgatgcttttgaattgtggtgctgaaggaggcccttgagagtcccctggactccaaagagatcaaacgtatccattctgaaggaaatcaaccccgagtgctcactggaaggacagatcctgaagctgaggccccattactttggccatctcatgagaagagaagactccctggaaaagaccctgatgttgggaaagtgtgaaggcaagaggagaaggggacgacagaggacgagatggttggacagtgtcaccaaagcgaccaacatgaatttgaccaaactttgggacacagtggaagacaggagggcctggcgtgttctggtccacggggtcacagagtcagacacgacttaacaactaaacaacaacaagatctgGAAGGTCACAGTTGTCAAGCTGTCTCAGCTGGCAGGCAAGATCACAACATATGAAGGAGAGTTGTGAACTGCACAGCTTGCCTTATCATATCATAAACCTCACACCTGCTCCCCACAGTTGTGGCTGCTTTTGAGGTAAAGCCTTTGGGGAAACAATATAgggatttattttttcctctaaagcctttttgtttttccccatcaaaccagaaaaaaaggctttctttcaaaatgatgaatacattgtttcagaCAATGTATTCATAATTTACTTTCATAAAATGTGTTCTACAAACTATGGGAGATATGCTTATGTAA is a window encoding:
- the LOC110091249 gene encoding E3 ubiquitin-protein ligase TRIM7-like translates to MERMELIKQFREEATFSICLEYFKDPVVINCGHNFCQTCLTRCWENLGTEASCPQCRQTVLEKKFRPNRQLAGVVGVVQKLLVRRQAQGEKAMCEKHQEPLKLFCQNDLAPICDVCHSSEMHQDHSVLPVEEASQKCKEKIQAWVKVVKEERAKLVVQDLAEQKRSQTSLKQLEEEKKIILTFEKMQTFLDEKSSYWLACLEDLKGKFEEKQQENVTRLSTAFASLDKLISKIEEKCQQPTSEFLQDIKNTLDRCEQKPGMQLAELSGLEETLKICSRRNSALEEAIQKYKGNPSRAFHDV